In a genomic window of Streptomyces sp. BHT-5-2:
- a CDS encoding sensor histidine kinase, which yields MKRGRTAGRLTTALRAVPHRLRADLWTGAAEAPLPAGGRPPAWLEWRPAIVGPLVVLGIVLLAANTNAYALRFGFGMPLAFLVAGAQAAAPVLALYRPVLAWWATTGALLLVGYVAAAGPDPSAPLPWQRSGLPAQATVLFFAALRVRPRATVEMLVLGTLAGVLANGWVSGDLRNDHVPALVLAVCALVGALLRGRQKARTELVVQEQLTAEERARRTLLEERSRIARELHDVVAHHMSVISIQAQVAPHLAENPSDELRENLRGIRQNAVEALTELRRVLGVLRAADTPSGSVPHAPQPTLDRLDELVGNVRAAGVEVTTGTTGTPRPLSPGTGLSAYRIVQEALSNAMRHAPGAGVHIAIGYLHDRITLRITNTAPDRPAPSSPGAGHGLLGMHERAAMLGGELATGPTPDGGYEVAAALPAPAASDTPSDDAEDTR from the coding sequence GTGAAGAGGGGGAGAACGGCAGGCCGGCTGACGACGGCCCTGCGGGCGGTGCCACACCGGCTGCGCGCGGACCTGTGGACCGGCGCGGCCGAGGCGCCCCTCCCGGCCGGCGGCCGGCCACCCGCCTGGCTCGAATGGCGGCCCGCGATCGTCGGCCCCCTGGTTGTGCTCGGCATCGTCCTCCTCGCCGCCAACACCAACGCCTACGCCCTCCGGTTCGGGTTCGGCATGCCGCTGGCCTTCCTCGTCGCCGGGGCCCAGGCCGCCGCACCCGTCCTCGCGCTCTACCGCCCGGTCCTCGCCTGGTGGGCGACGACCGGTGCCCTGCTGCTGGTCGGGTACGTCGCGGCCGCGGGGCCAGACCCGTCGGCCCCGTTGCCCTGGCAGCGCAGCGGCCTGCCGGCCCAGGCCACCGTGCTCTTCTTCGCGGCGCTGCGGGTCCGGCCCCGGGCCACCGTCGAGATGCTCGTCCTGGGCACCCTGGCCGGTGTCCTCGCCAACGGATGGGTCTCCGGCGATCTCCGGAACGACCACGTGCCGGCCCTCGTGCTCGCCGTGTGCGCCCTCGTCGGCGCCCTCCTGAGGGGACGCCAGAAGGCCCGCACCGAACTGGTCGTCCAGGAGCAGCTCACCGCCGAGGAACGCGCCCGCCGCACCCTCCTGGAGGAGCGCAGCCGGATCGCCCGGGAACTCCACGACGTGGTCGCCCACCACATGTCGGTGATCTCCATCCAGGCCCAGGTCGCCCCCCACCTCGCCGAGAACCCCTCGGACGAGCTCAGGGAGAACCTCCGCGGCATCCGCCAGAACGCCGTCGAGGCCCTCACCGAACTCCGCCGCGTCCTCGGCGTGCTGCGCGCCGCCGACACTCCGTCCGGCAGCGTCCCGCACGCCCCGCAGCCCACCCTCGACCGGCTCGACGAACTCGTCGGCAACGTCCGCGCCGCCGGTGTCGAGGTCACCACCGGCACCACCGGCACACCGCGCCCGCTCTCGCCCGGCACCGGACTGTCCGCGTACCGCATCGTCCAGGAGGCGCTCAGCAACGCCATGCGGCACGCCCCCGGCGCCGGCGTGCACATCGCGATCGGCTACCTCCATGACCGCATCACCCTGCGCATCACCAACACCGCCCCCGACCGCCCCGCCCCGTCCTCCCCGGGCGCCGGCCACGGTCTGCTGGGCATGCACGAACGCGCCGCGATGCTCGGCGGCGAACTGGCCACCGGCCCCACCCCCGACGGCGGTTACGAGGTCGCCGCGGCCCTCCCCGCCCCCGCCGCCTCCGACACTCCCTCCGACGACGCCGAGGACACCCGATGA
- a CDS encoding response regulator transcription factor: MTPPATTAVRVLIADDQMMVRQGFTVLLDAEPDIEVVGQAVDGHDAIARTAELAPDVVLMDIRMPGLGGIEATRRLTGPAGATVKVLVLTTFDLDEYVYEALRAGASGFLLKDASADELAQAVRVVAAGDALLAPSVTKRLIAEFSRLPGAPRTPLKDRVAGLTERETEVLALIAQGLSNAEIAQRLVVAEQTVKTHVGRILVKLELRDRTQAAVFAYETGLVRPTGY, encoded by the coding sequence ATGACGCCCCCCGCCACGACCGCCGTCCGCGTACTGATCGCGGACGACCAGATGATGGTCCGTCAGGGATTCACGGTGCTGCTCGACGCCGAACCGGACATCGAGGTCGTCGGCCAGGCCGTGGACGGCCACGACGCCATCGCCAGAACCGCCGAACTCGCCCCGGACGTCGTCCTGATGGACATCCGGATGCCCGGACTCGGCGGCATCGAGGCCACCCGCCGGCTCACCGGACCGGCCGGTGCCACCGTCAAGGTCCTCGTCCTGACCACCTTCGACCTCGACGAGTACGTCTACGAGGCGCTGCGCGCCGGCGCCTCCGGCTTCCTTCTCAAGGACGCCTCGGCCGACGAACTCGCCCAGGCCGTAAGGGTGGTGGCCGCCGGCGATGCGCTGCTCGCCCCGAGCGTCACCAAGCGCCTGATCGCCGAGTTCTCCCGGCTGCCCGGCGCCCCGCGGACCCCGCTCAAGGACCGGGTGGCCGGTCTCACCGAGCGGGAGACGGAGGTGCTGGCGCTGATCGCGCAGGGCCTGTCGAACGCCGAGATCGCCCAGCGCCTGGTGGTGGCCGAGCAGACGGTGAAGACCCATGTGGGCCGCATCCTGGTCAAGCTGGAACTGCGAGACCGGACCCAGGCCGCCGTCTTCGCCTACGAGACGGGACTGGTGCGGCCCACCGGATACTGA
- a CDS encoding spore-associated protein A has translation MKRSSLLTGSSALALAGIATMGLAGTASAAPLAGGAYNGACGSGYRVVNSAPVGGKGTVYLTYSAKTGKNCVVTVRKAPGKPVPVRAELGPSDHSSAPVFDSGKYTTFAGPVYLAAKGRCVDWGGAVESVSVRVTGSNCGKLAPGAVVRH, from the coding sequence ATGAAGCGTTCCTCTCTTCTCACCGGTTCGTCGGCGCTGGCCCTGGCGGGAATCGCCACCATGGGCCTGGCCGGCACCGCATCGGCCGCTCCGCTCGCCGGCGGGGCGTACAACGGGGCGTGCGGCAGCGGCTACCGCGTCGTGAATTCGGCGCCGGTCGGCGGAAAGGGCACGGTCTATCTCACGTACAGTGCAAAGACCGGAAAGAACTGTGTGGTGACGGTCCGGAAGGCGCCGGGGAAGCCGGTGCCGGTGCGCGCCGAACTCGGGCCTTCCGACCACAGTTCCGCACCGGTATTCGACAGCGGGAAATACACCACGTTCGCCGGGCCGGTCTATCTCGCGGCGAAAGGCAGGTGTGTGGACTGGGGCGGCGCCGTCGAGTCGGTGAGTGTCCGGGTCACCGGTTCCAACTGCGGGAAGCTGGCACCCGGGGCCGTCGTCCGGCACTGA
- a CDS encoding lysozyme, translating to MPLRRSAPARRTVQLAAGSLVTLATVLALPLGVPATATATPDAGKTPAHPEQDWMGSTIAVHEGIARSGGSEPRGAWPRRSVAGVDVSSHNGKVGWWKLRRMGVRFAYVKATEGNNYKNPYFEEQYHGAYNAGMIHGAYHFALPDHSSGASQARFFAHHGGGWSRDGRTLPGALDMEYNPYGETCYGRSHAGMVRWIADFVHTYREQTGRDAVIYTSTNWWKRCTGNSGRFGRSNPLWIPRYGSSVGTLPSGWRFHSIWQHTSSGHTVGDHNRFNGPYSRLKVLAYGPDDDD from the coding sequence ATGCCCTTGCGCAGATCCGCACCGGCCCGCCGCACGGTCCAGCTTGCCGCCGGCTCCCTCGTCACACTCGCCACCGTGCTCGCACTGCCGCTCGGCGTCCCGGCCACGGCCACCGCGACACCGGACGCCGGGAAGACCCCCGCCCACCCCGAGCAGGACTGGATGGGCTCGACCATCGCCGTGCACGAGGGCATCGCACGGTCCGGGGGCTCGGAGCCTCGCGGCGCCTGGCCCCGGCGGTCGGTGGCCGGGGTCGACGTCTCCAGCCACAACGGCAAGGTCGGCTGGTGGAAGCTGCGGCGGATGGGGGTGCGGTTCGCCTACGTCAAGGCCACCGAGGGAAACAACTACAAGAACCCGTACTTCGAGGAGCAGTACCACGGCGCGTACAACGCCGGCATGATCCACGGCGCGTACCACTTCGCGCTGCCGGACCACTCCAGCGGTGCGTCGCAGGCGCGCTTCTTCGCGCACCACGGCGGCGGCTGGTCGCGGGACGGCCGGACGCTGCCGGGCGCGCTCGACATGGAGTACAACCCCTACGGGGAGACCTGCTACGGCAGGAGCCATGCGGGCATGGTGCGTTGGATCGCCGACTTCGTGCACACCTACCGGGAGCAGACGGGCCGGGACGCGGTGATCTACACCTCGACGAACTGGTGGAAGCGGTGCACCGGCAACTCCGGCCGGTTCGGCCGCAGCAACCCGCTGTGGATCCCGCGCTACGGCTCGTCCGTCGGGACCCTGCCGTCGGGCTGGCGCTTCCACAGCATCTGGCAGCACACCTCCTCCGGGCACACGGTCGGCGACCACAACCGGTTCAACGGCCCGTACAGCCGGCTGAAGGTGCTGGCCTACGGCCCGGACGACGACGACTGA
- a CDS encoding transglycosylase SLT domain-containing protein gives MPSFTLPRAARIARITRTHKVGIAVLAAAGATTGLAVTAAPGSAATTAAHAPAAVKPVSADGMPAVAGAAERPVKASVVDHIKVTAVAKQDRVAEQAASRSADRPAAPKYTDNLDGWIRQSLDIMKSKGIPGSYEGLHRNIMRESSGNPEAVNDWDVNAQNGIPSKGLLQVIQPTFDTYHVAGTAHDLTDPVANITAAANYAAHRYGSIDNVNSAY, from the coding sequence ATGCCCAGCTTCACCCTGCCCCGCGCTGCCCGGATCGCCCGCATCACCCGCACCCACAAGGTCGGCATCGCCGTTCTGGCCGCCGCCGGTGCCACCACGGGCCTGGCCGTCACCGCGGCCCCGGGCAGCGCCGCGACCACGGCCGCGCACGCGCCGGCCGCGGTCAAGCCGGTGAGCGCCGACGGCATGCCCGCCGTGGCCGGCGCCGCCGAGCGCCCCGTGAAGGCGTCCGTCGTGGACCACATCAAGGTCACCGCCGTCGCGAAGCAGGACCGCGTCGCCGAGCAGGCCGCCAGCCGCTCCGCCGACCGCCCGGCCGCGCCGAAGTACACCGACAACCTCGACGGCTGGATCCGGCAGTCGCTGGACATCATGAAGTCCAAGGGCATCCCCGGCAGCTACGAGGGCCTGCACCGCAACATCATGCGCGAGTCCAGCGGCAACCCCGAGGCCGTCAACGACTGGGACGTGAACGCCCAGAACGGCATACCCTCCAAGGGTCTGCTGCAGGTGATCCAGCCCACCTTCGACACCTACCACGTCGCGGGTACGGCCCATGACCTCACCGACCCGGTCGCCAACATCACCGCCGCCGCCAACTACGCGGCGCACCGCTACGGCTCCATCGACAACGTGAACTCCGCGTACTGA
- a CDS encoding transglycosylase SLT domain-containing protein yields MPQFSLPRTVRLSRTHKVSAALVASASCAAALAMTAAPGNAATPTAQASSVVKPVGADGLPVVAKDKAAQEQEQTATASVADGLKVTAVAAQGHAAQQAANRSAERAPIAKEAPKAAPEAAPKTYPNNLDGWIRQSLDIMKSKGIPGSYEGLHRNIIRESSGNPYAINDWDINARNGIPSKGLLQVIQPTFDTYHVAGTAHSLYDPVANITAAANYAAHRYGSIDNVNSAY; encoded by the coding sequence ATGCCCCAGTTCTCCCTGCCCCGAACCGTCCGCCTCAGCCGCACGCACAAGGTCTCCGCGGCGCTGGTGGCCTCCGCGAGCTGCGCCGCCGCACTGGCGATGACCGCGGCACCCGGCAACGCCGCTACGCCGACCGCGCAGGCGTCCTCCGTGGTGAAGCCGGTCGGCGCCGACGGCCTGCCGGTCGTGGCCAAGGACAAGGCGGCGCAGGAGCAGGAGCAGACGGCCACCGCGTCGGTCGCCGACGGCCTGAAGGTGACCGCGGTCGCCGCGCAGGGCCACGCCGCCCAGCAGGCCGCCAACCGCTCCGCGGAGCGTGCGCCGATCGCCAAGGAGGCGCCGAAGGCCGCTCCCGAGGCCGCGCCGAAGACGTACCCGAACAACCTCGACGGCTGGATCCGGCAGTCGCTGGACATCATGAAGTCCAAGGGCATCCCCGGCAGCTACGAGGGCCTGCACCGCAACATCATCCGCGAGTCCAGCGGCAATCCGTACGCGATCAACGACTGGGACATCAACGCCCGCAACGGCATACCCTCCAAGGGTCTGCTGCAGGTGATCCAGCCCACCTTCGACACCTACCACGTCGCGGGTACGGCCCACAGCCTCTACGACCCGGTCGCCAACATCACCGCCGCCGCCAACTACGCGGCGCACCGCTACGGCTCCATCGACAACGTCAACTCCGCTTACTGA
- a CDS encoding alpha/beta fold hydrolase translates to MSEEVIRSLSVRGVSYAYRVLRGTERRTEPVMVLGGALQGMFGWPQMEDRLGPVADVVTADLPGMGSAEPLPPGPSIEVLCAAILGIIDDLGVPRINLFGFSYGAGLAFGCARRFPGRVARLVLGGVPTHISERQMAHWRRAAGHLREGDTDTFATMVAEGLLCRDESRSVARRELAYRYVRRAMLQAALHSPHAVDSLWRALSDRPDFSGGLSGVPTLVFSGEHDTVTSPARQQDFAATIAGSRFLTVPDTDHWVVLERPEEVADLVARFFTDRPATAVGRQAAAGARAVADPARV, encoded by the coding sequence ATGTCCGAGGAAGTGATCCGTTCCCTGTCGGTGCGCGGAGTGTCGTATGCGTACCGGGTGTTGCGGGGGACGGAGCGGCGCACCGAGCCGGTCATGGTGCTGGGCGGCGCGTTGCAGGGGATGTTCGGCTGGCCGCAGATGGAGGACCGGCTGGGGCCGGTGGCGGATGTGGTGACCGCGGATCTGCCGGGCATGGGCAGCGCGGAGCCGCTGCCGCCGGGTCCGAGCATCGAGGTGCTGTGTGCGGCGATCCTGGGGATCATCGACGATCTCGGTGTCCCGCGGATCAATCTCTTCGGCTTCTCCTACGGGGCGGGGCTGGCCTTCGGGTGTGCCCGGCGGTTTCCGGGGCGGGTCGCCCGGCTCGTGCTGGGCGGGGTGCCGACGCACATCAGTGAGAGGCAGATGGCGCACTGGCGGCGGGCCGCGGGGCATCTGCGGGAGGGGGACACCGACACCTTCGCGACGATGGTGGCCGAGGGGCTGCTGTGTCGTGACGAGAGCCGGTCGGTGGCCCGGCGGGAGCTGGCGTACCGCTATGTACGGCGGGCGATGCTCCAGGCGGCGCTGCACTCGCCGCATGCGGTGGATTCGCTGTGGCGGGCGCTGAGCGATCGGCCGGACTTCTCGGGGGGCCTGTCGGGCGTCCCGACGCTGGTCTTCAGTGGTGAGCACGACACGGTGACGTCCCCGGCGCGGCAGCAGGATTTCGCGGCGACGATCGCGGGCAGCCGCTTTCTGACCGTGCCCGACACGGACCACTGGGTGGTGCTGGAGCGCCCGGAGGAGGTCGCGGATCTGGTGGCGCGGTTCTTCACGGACCGGCCGGCGACGGCGGTGGGGCGCCAGGCCGCGGCGGGCGCGCGGGCGGTCGCCGATCCGGCGCGGGTGTGA
- a CDS encoding beta-ketoacyl synthase → MTARQQPFTAAVTGLGLVTAAGVGTKATWHAITHDVVPGNVSRQDELADLPCDFMYTAADLDTTALLGVATQRLMDRFSQLAVIAAREAVGDAGLDPESWDSGRVAVVIGSAHGGLPFYDQQSAAMAGHGARRVSPKLAPLTVVNSAASSVCMDLGAHGPSLGVATACSSGTVAVGTAHQLLRAGACDIAIAGGAESVLSRLLIASACQMKAVSTRREDPTAACRPFDVDRDGFVVGEGAGLLVLERPEHARARHAPIRAQIAGYGASSDAYGAVAPDPEGRGIERALRSALEDAGVRPGDVGHVNAHGTSTVLNDRIEAVVLQRVLGEHPLVTSTKAMTGHTLGAAGGIETALTVLALEQQLVPPTANLTVPDPRIPIDVVRAEARPAAFDCAVKTSLGFGGHNAALVLTR, encoded by the coding sequence GTGACGGCCCGCCAGCAGCCGTTCACCGCGGCCGTGACCGGACTGGGCCTGGTGACCGCGGCCGGCGTGGGCACGAAGGCCACCTGGCACGCCATCACCCATGACGTGGTGCCGGGCAATGTGTCCCGGCAGGACGAACTCGCCGATCTGCCCTGCGACTTCATGTACACCGCGGCGGATCTGGACACCACCGCGCTGCTCGGGGTGGCCACCCAGCGGCTGATGGACCGGTTCTCGCAGCTGGCGGTGATCGCCGCCCGGGAGGCGGTCGGGGACGCCGGGCTGGACCCGGAGAGTTGGGACAGCGGCCGGGTCGCGGTGGTGATCGGCTCCGCGCACGGCGGGCTGCCGTTCTACGACCAGCAGAGCGCGGCGATGGCCGGGCACGGCGCCCGGCGGGTCTCCCCCAAGCTCGCCCCGCTGACCGTCGTCAACAGCGCGGCCAGCAGCGTCTGCATGGACCTCGGGGCGCACGGGCCGAGCCTGGGGGTGGCGACCGCCTGCTCCTCCGGGACCGTCGCGGTGGGCACCGCGCACCAGTTGCTGCGCGCCGGGGCCTGTGACATCGCGATCGCGGGCGGGGCGGAGTCGGTGCTGTCCCGGTTGCTGATCGCCAGTGCCTGCCAGATGAAGGCGGTCTCGACCCGGCGGGAGGACCCGACGGCGGCCTGCCGCCCGTTCGACGTGGACCGGGACGGCTTCGTGGTCGGCGAGGGCGCGGGGCTGCTGGTGCTGGAGCGGCCCGAGCACGCCAGGGCCCGGCATGCACCGATCCGCGCGCAGATCGCCGGGTACGGCGCGTCCAGCGACGCGTACGGGGCGGTGGCCCCGGATCCTGAGGGGCGGGGCATCGAGCGGGCGCTGCGCAGCGCGCTGGAGGATGCCGGTGTCCGGCCCGGTGACGTGGGTCATGTGAACGCGCACGGCACCTCGACGGTGCTCAACGACCGCATCGAGGCGGTGGTGTTGCAGCGGGTGCTCGGCGAGCATCCGCTGGTGACGTCGACGAAGGCGATGACCGGGCACACGCTGGGCGCCGCCGGCGGGATCGAGACCGCGCTGACGGTGCTGGCGCTGGAGCAGCAGCTGGTGCCGCCGACCGCCAATCTGACGGTGCCCGATCCCCGGATCCCGATCGACGTGGTGCGTGCCGAGGCCCGGCCGGCGGCGTTCGACTGCGCGGTGAAGACGTCGCTGGGTTTCGGGGGCCACAACGCGGCGCTCGTCCTGACCCGCTAG
- a CDS encoding acyl carrier protein, translated as MNAAEVVNTLLEERFGVARGEVTADTPLRNLRLDSLALEELRVLIEERLDVDLEEVSLTSRDTVGQLVAAIDGKVAA; from the coding sequence GTGAATGCGGCAGAAGTTGTCAACACCTTGCTGGAGGAACGGTTCGGGGTCGCGCGCGGCGAGGTGACCGCGGACACCCCGCTGCGCAACCTGCGGCTGGATTCTCTCGCCCTGGAAGAGCTCCGGGTACTCATCGAGGAGCGGTTGGACGTCGATCTGGAAGAGGTGTCGCTGACCTCGCGCGACACGGTGGGACAGCTGGTGGCGGCCATCGACGGCAAAGTCGCCGCGTGA
- a CDS encoding MarR family winged helix-turn-helix transcriptional regulator, which yields MTTPPVSDAELLRLDHQVCFSLHAASRAFGNVYRDALKELGLTYPQYLVMLVLWEHGPEPVKHIGERLRLDSGTLSPLLKRLEAAGLVHRERSPEDERSVIIRLTESGTELRERALPVPRRMLAATGLTVDELRMLRGLLGRVTSALDEV from the coding sequence ATGACCACGCCGCCGGTTTCCGACGCCGAACTGCTCCGCCTCGACCACCAGGTCTGCTTCTCGCTGCACGCCGCCTCGCGCGCGTTCGGGAACGTCTACCGGGACGCCCTCAAGGAGCTGGGGCTGACCTACCCCCAGTACCTGGTCATGCTGGTGCTGTGGGAGCACGGACCGGAGCCCGTCAAGCACATCGGCGAGCGGTTGCGGCTGGATTCCGGGACGCTCTCGCCGCTGCTGAAGCGGCTGGAGGCGGCGGGCCTGGTGCACCGGGAGCGCAGCCCCGAGGACGAACGCTCGGTGATCATCCGGCTCACCGAGTCCGGCACCGAGCTGCGGGAGCGGGCGCTGCCGGTCCCCCGCCGGATGCTGGCCGCCACGGGGCTGACCGTCGACGAACTCCGCATGCTGCGGGGCCTGTTGGGGCGGGTCACCAGCGCGCTCGACGAGGTCTGA
- a CDS encoding organic hydroperoxide resistance protein translates to MDALYTAVATANGREGRAVSSDGRLDLALALPPALGGNGNGTNPEQLFAAGYAACFASAMANVGRQMKLDTKDVSVTAEVSIGKDDTGFGLAVVMRVELPDALAGETGRQLVEATHQYCPYSKATRGNIDVELVVE, encoded by the coding sequence ATGGACGCGCTGTACACCGCCGTCGCCACCGCCAACGGCCGCGAGGGCCGGGCCGTCAGCTCGGACGGCCGGCTCGACCTCGCTCTGGCCCTGCCCCCGGCCCTCGGCGGCAACGGCAACGGCACCAACCCGGAGCAGCTCTTCGCCGCCGGATACGCCGCCTGCTTCGCCAGCGCCATGGCCAACGTCGGCCGTCAGATGAAGCTCGACACCAAGGACGTCTCGGTCACCGCGGAGGTCTCGATCGGCAAGGACGACACCGGCTTCGGCCTCGCCGTCGTGATGCGGGTGGAACTCCCGGACGCGCTGGCGGGCGAGACCGGACGGCAGCTCGTCGAGGCCACCCACCAGTACTGCCCCTACTCGAAGGCCACCCGCGGGAACATCGACGTCGAGCTGGTCGTCGAGTAG
- a CDS encoding IS110 family transposase: MIDVSEIGAFLGLDVGKSEHHATAVTPAGRKAFDKRLPNSEPKLRDVFAKLKAKHGTVLVVVDQPASIGALPLAVARDMDCPVAYLPGLTMRRIADLYPGEAKTDARDAFIIADAARSMPHTLRAVELADEAVAELEMIVGFDDDLAGEATRISNRLRGLLTQIHPSLERVLGPRMQHPAVLKLLDQCGSPAQVRKAGRRRLVNLIRPKAPRMAERLVDDIFTALDEQTVVVPGTAAAALIVPSLASSLQSVLDQRKLLATRIEELLEAHPLSKVLTSMPGIGVRTGARILIDIGDASSFPSAAHLAAYAGLAPATRSSGSSIRGEQPSRRGNKQLKRAFFLSAFAALADPVSRAYYDKKIAQGKHHTQALLCLARRRADVLFAMLRDGTFYQPQPAPTG; encoded by the coding sequence GTGATCGACGTCAGTGAGATCGGCGCCTTCCTCGGCCTGGACGTCGGCAAGAGCGAACACCACGCCACCGCCGTCACTCCGGCCGGAAGGAAGGCCTTCGACAAGCGGCTGCCCAACAGCGAACCCAAGCTCCGCGACGTGTTCGCCAAGCTGAAAGCCAAGCACGGCACCGTGCTCGTGGTCGTCGACCAGCCCGCCTCCATCGGCGCCCTGCCGCTGGCCGTGGCCCGCGACATGGACTGCCCCGTGGCTTACCTGCCGGGCCTGACGATGCGGCGGATCGCCGACCTCTACCCCGGTGAAGCCAAAACCGACGCCCGCGACGCCTTCATCATCGCGGACGCGGCCCGGTCGATGCCGCACACTCTGCGGGCCGTCGAGCTTGCCGACGAGGCAGTAGCCGAGCTGGAAATGATCGTGGGTTTCGACGACGACCTGGCCGGCGAAGCCACCCGCATCAGCAACAGACTGCGGGGACTGCTGACACAGATCCACCCGTCGCTGGAACGGGTACTGGGACCGCGAATGCAGCACCCAGCCGTGCTCAAGCTGCTCGACCAGTGCGGTTCGCCGGCCCAGGTCCGCAAGGCCGGACGGCGTCGGCTGGTGAACCTGATCCGCCCAAAGGCACCACGGATGGCGGAACGGCTCGTCGATGACATCTTCACCGCCCTGGACGAGCAGACAGTGGTCGTGCCAGGCACGGCCGCGGCCGCATTGATCGTCCCCAGCCTCGCCAGCTCGCTCCAGTCGGTACTTGACCAGCGCAAACTCCTCGCCACAAGGATCGAGGAACTGCTGGAGGCTCACCCTCTTTCCAAGGTCCTGACGTCCATGCCGGGGATCGGCGTCAGGACCGGAGCACGCATCCTCATCGACATCGGCGACGCCAGCAGCTTCCCCAGCGCCGCCCACCTCGCCGCCTACGCCGGCCTCGCCCCGGCAACCCGCAGTTCCGGGTCCTCCATCCGCGGCGAACAGCCATCGCGCAGAGGAAACAAACAGCTCAAACGCGCCTTCTTCCTCTCCGCGTTCGCCGCCCTGGCCGACCCCGTCTCCAGGGCCTACTACGACAAGAAGATCGCCCAGGGAAAACACCACACCCAAGCCCTCCTCTGCCTCGCCAGACGACGAGCCGACGTGCTCTTCGCCATGCTCCGCGACGGCACCTTCTACCAACCCCAACCAGCCCCCACGGGTTGA
- a CDS encoding PP2C family protein-serine/threonine phosphatase, giving the protein MPFRRLTRLLQRPDPSHALLLLPLGLIVAVCVIDVLAPPDIHLGPLLVAAPALTAALAGPGPTALIGVLAVAAQVGIGVARGALFTENLAAQIGALIVVAVLVFVYTVVRERNERRLSRSRSVAAVAQKVLLRPLPTRTADLEIASLYLPAEEEAEMGGDFYAAARTTASTRLIIGDVRGKGLPAYSHAALILGAFRAAAHRQATLPRLTRHLDGALRWDITQWHTTTDTGHGAGGAGRPRTDADDGAGAGAGLGVGADVDSDGGSAENFATATLLDIPDRRDELTTINCGHPPALLLRNGRAHPLTPHQTALPLGLGNLTAPPQYPTQTFAFRPGDLLLLYTDGVTEARNPHGTFYPLLQRAAAWTHHTPHHALQQLRKDLLAHTHGRLTDDAAAIAIRRLPPGDAAHHPDAGEGTL; this is encoded by the coding sequence ATGCCCTTTCGACGGCTGACCCGCCTGCTCCAACGGCCGGATCCGAGCCACGCCCTCCTGCTGCTCCCGCTCGGACTGATCGTCGCGGTCTGTGTGATCGACGTCCTCGCCCCGCCGGACATCCACCTGGGCCCGCTCCTGGTCGCCGCCCCCGCCCTCACCGCCGCCCTCGCCGGCCCCGGCCCCACCGCGCTGATCGGCGTGCTGGCGGTCGCCGCCCAGGTGGGCATCGGCGTCGCCCGCGGCGCCCTGTTCACCGAGAACCTCGCCGCGCAGATCGGTGCGTTGATCGTCGTGGCCGTACTGGTCTTCGTCTACACCGTCGTCCGGGAACGCAACGAACGCCGACTCTCCCGCAGCCGCTCCGTCGCCGCCGTCGCCCAGAAGGTCCTGCTACGTCCCCTCCCCACCCGCACCGCCGACCTCGAAATCGCCTCCCTCTACCTCCCCGCCGAAGAGGAGGCGGAAATGGGCGGCGACTTCTACGCCGCCGCCCGCACCACTGCCAGCACCCGCCTGATCATCGGCGACGTCCGCGGCAAAGGACTCCCCGCCTACAGTCACGCCGCCCTCATCCTCGGCGCCTTCCGCGCCGCCGCCCACCGCCAGGCCACCCTCCCCCGCCTCACCCGCCACCTCGACGGCGCCCTCCGCTGGGACATCACCCAGTGGCACACCACGACCGACACCGGCCACGGCGCCGGCGGCGCGGGCCGCCCCCGTACCGACGCCGATGACGGCGCCGGTGCGGGCGCGGGCCTCGGTGTCGGTGCCGATGTCGACTCGGATGGGGGCAGTGCGGAGAACTTCGCCACCGCCACGCTCCTCGACATCCCCGACCGACGCGACGAACTCACCACCATCAACTGCGGACACCCACCCGCACTCCTCCTCCGCAACGGCCGAGCCCACCCCCTCACCCCCCACCAAACCGCCCTCCCGCTCGGCCTCGGCAACCTCACCGCCCCGCCCCAGTACCCCACCCAGACCTTCGCCTTCCGCCCCGGCGACCTCCTCCTCCTGTACACCGACGGCGTCACCGAAGCCCGCAACCCCCACGGCACCTTCTATCCCCTCCTCCAACGCGCCGCCGCCTGGACCCACCACACCCCCCACCACGCCCTCCAGCAACTCCGCAAAGACCTCCTCGCCCACACCCACGGCCGCCTCACCGACGACGCCGCAGCCATCGCCATCCGACGCCTCCCGCCCGGCGACGCCGCCCACCACCCGGATGCGGGGGAGGGCACCTTGTAG